The Amycolatopsis sp. 195334CR genome window below encodes:
- a CDS encoding peptidase C39 family protein: protein MRGRLLLSLLSVGLLAATAAPANAAPPVHDEAIDYHQWASTRDFRAGHLEGVSIGHDGLRLTRPIGTIERTEPALGTTRTYEYGRWTSPDYRHGFDATELIASWNALTPAKTWLQIEAKGTTTTGESTAWYILGQWASGDQDIHRTTVDGQSDAHASVSVDTLVTNDGVTLSSYQLRATLYREAGSAATPQVSSLGAMTSNVPARFEVAKTEPGVATGIELDVPRHAQNLHKGKYPEFGGGGQSWCSPTSTAMVTEFWGRRPSAEDMSWLPADYVDPTVAHGARYTYDYSYEGTGNWPFNTAYAASLGLKGHITRLHSLNELETYIAKGIPVITSQSFLAEELDGAGYGTAGHIFVVVGFTDEGDVIVNDPATNSNDTVRNVYQRDQFEKIWQRTKRYTASGNVASGPGGVVYLITP, encoded by the coding sequence ATGCGTGGACGTCTGTTGCTGTCGTTGCTCTCGGTGGGGTTGCTGGCCGCGACCGCCGCCCCGGCGAATGCGGCGCCGCCGGTGCACGATGAGGCGATCGACTACCACCAATGGGCCTCCACCAGGGACTTCCGCGCCGGCCACCTGGAGGGCGTGTCGATCGGCCACGACGGGCTCCGGCTGACCCGGCCGATCGGCACCATCGAGCGCACCGAGCCCGCCCTCGGCACCACCCGCACCTACGAGTACGGCCGCTGGACCTCGCCGGACTACCGGCACGGCTTCGACGCCACCGAGCTGATCGCCTCGTGGAACGCGCTCACCCCGGCCAAGACCTGGCTCCAGATCGAGGCCAAGGGCACCACGACCACCGGCGAGAGCACCGCCTGGTACATCCTCGGCCAGTGGGCCTCCGGCGACCAGGACATCCACCGCACCACCGTCGACGGCCAGTCCGACGCCCACGCCTCGGTCAGCGTGGACACCCTGGTCACCAACGACGGCGTCACGCTCAGCTCGTACCAGCTGCGGGCCACGCTCTACCGGGAGGCGGGCAGCGCGGCCACCCCGCAGGTCAGCTCGCTCGGCGCGATGACGTCGAACGTGCCCGCGCGGTTCGAGGTGGCCAAGACCGAACCCGGCGTGGCCACCGGCATCGAACTGGACGTGCCGCGGCACGCGCAGAACCTCCACAAGGGCAAGTACCCCGAGTTCGGCGGCGGCGGGCAGAGCTGGTGCAGCCCGACCTCGACCGCGATGGTCACCGAGTTCTGGGGCCGCAGGCCCAGCGCCGAGGACATGTCGTGGCTGCCCGCGGACTACGTCGACCCGACCGTGGCCCACGGCGCCCGCTACACCTACGACTACTCGTACGAGGGCACCGGGAACTGGCCGTTCAACACCGCGTACGCCGCGTCCCTCGGGCTCAAGGGGCACATCACCCGGCTGCACTCGCTTAACGAGCTGGAGACCTACATCGCCAAGGGCATCCCGGTGATCACCTCGCAGTCGTTCCTGGCCGAGGAACTGGACGGGGCCGGTTACGGCACGGCGGGCCACATCTTCGTGGTGGTCGGCTTCACCGACGAGGGTGACGTGATCGTGAACGACCCGGCGACCAACAGCAACGACACCGTGCGCAACGTCTACCAGCGCGACCAGTTCGAGAAGATCTGGCAGCGCACCAAGCGGT